The following are from one region of the Salvia hispanica cultivar TCC Black 2014 chromosome 1, UniMelb_Shisp_WGS_1.0, whole genome shotgun sequence genome:
- the LOC125201598 gene encoding protein LOW PHOTOSYNTHETIC EFFICIENCY 1, chloroplastic-like — protein MQALTIWPSTSESCVIPQLDLEVVSFGSSVKWGERRKRLDFYNVHGYGSLRLSRNLKACRNGVCIAAKNYDLRCKLLYLGSTTTGTISGFSKLKKGSLGAAFAVSLALDEATLGGNSSECHGVDKETDRGNEFDGDDDDGADDVERVMNASSQRVESARPEQHRVEEGMDSGNEFQIENNCGDVDHGEKVKNVTSQRVDVVALARRLSSARTADDVEEVLKVERILPLQVFSTVIRVFGKEKKLESAMALFEWLKRKSEESGGLIQPNLYIYNSLLGALKECGKFDFVEDIMSDMVVRGVHPSVVTYNTLMGIYTEQGRESKALQIFKEMPSKGISPSPASFSIMLFAYRRLEDGFGSLAFFVETRNRYKEGEIGRDGDGEDWDLEFSKLESFTIRVCYHVMRRWLVMRENRSSEVLRLLREIDEAGLQHGRAEHERLVWACTREEHCVVAKELYTRIREVDNEISLSVCNHLIWLLGKAKKWWAALEIYEDMLDKGPKPNNMSYELIVSHFNILLSAARKKGIWRWGVRLLNKMEEKGLKPRSREWNSVLVACSKAAETSAAIEIFKRMVEQGEKPTIISYGALLSALEKGKLYEQAYQVWDHMVRVGFEPNLHAYTIMASIHAGQGKFDLLEDLIGEMVATGMNPTVITFNAIISSCGRNGHGGLAYEWFERMKAHGIAPNEITYEMLIEALARDGKPRVAYELHLRARTEGLELSAKAYDAVVQATEVYGATVDVAALGPRPPERKKKVELRKNLSEFCKLADVPRRSKPFIRKEIYTSKGE, from the coding sequence ATGCAAGCTCTGACGATTTGGCCCTCAACTAGTGAATCTTGTGTAATACCCCAGTTGGATTTGGAGGTAGTTTCGTTCGGTAGTTCTGTTAAATGGGGAGAGAGGAGgaaaagattggatttttacaATGTTCATGGCTATGGTTCATTGCGTTTGTCGAGAAATTTGAAGGCTTGTAGAAATGGAGTGTGTATAGCCGCCAAAAACTATGATTTGAGATGCAAATTGCTTTATTTGGGCTCTACAACCACAGGCACGATTAGTGGCTTTTCTAAGCTTAAGAAGGGCTCTCTTGGTGCGGCATTTGCTGTGTCGTTGGCGTTGGATGAGGCCACGCTTGGAGGGAACAGTTCGGAATGTCATGGAGTTGATAAGGAGACGGATCGCGGCAATGAAtttgatggtgatgatgatgatggggCTGATGATGTAGAGAGGGTTATGAATGCGAGTAGTCAAAGGGTGGAATCTGCTCGTCCCGAGCAGCATAGAGTTGAGGAGGGGATGGATAGTGGCaatgaatttcaaattgaaaataattgcGGTGATGTTGATCATGGAGAGAAAGTTAAGAATGTGACTAGTCAAAGGGTTGATGTTGTTGCACTAGCACGTAGATTGAGCTCGGCTAGAACTGCTGATGATGTGGAGGAAGTGTTGAAGGTGGAAAGGATCCTTCCCCTTCAGGTCTTTTCCACCGTGATTCGAGTTTTTGGGAAAGAGAAGAAGCTAGAATCGGCAATGGCTCTCTTTGAGTGGCTTAAGAGAAAGAGTGAAGAGAGTGGTGGTCTGATCCAGCCGAACCTCTACATATACAACAGCCTTTTAGGAGCGTTGAAGGAATGTGGGAAGTTCGATTTTGTTGAGGACATTATGAGTGATATGGTCGTAAGAGGAGTGCATCCGAGTGTTGTGACATACAACACTTTGATGGGGATTTACACAGAGCAAGGGAGGGAAAGTAAGGCCCTCCAAATTTTCAAAGAGATGCCAAGTAAAGGTATATCACCATCACCTGCATCCTTTTCTATCATGTTGTTTGCTTATCGTAGACTAGAAGATGGATTTGGATCCCTAGCGTTTTTTGTTGAGACACGAAATAGATACAAAGAGGGTGAAATTGGGAGAGATGGTGATGGTGAGGATTGGGATCTTGAGTTCTCCAAGCTAGAAAGCTTCACCATTCGCGTATGCTACCATGTGATGCGACGTTGGCTTGTGATGAGGGAGAATCGGAGCAGTGAGGTGTTGAGGCTGCTAAGGGAGATAGACGAGGCTGGCTTGCAGCATGGCCGTGCAGAGCACGAGCGCCTCGTTTGGGCGTGCACACGAGAGGAGCACTGTGTCGTGGCTAAGGAGCTCTATACTCGGATAAGGGAAGTAGACAACGAGATAAGCTTATCTGTTTGCAACCATCTCATTTGGCTATTGGGGAAGGCCAAGAAGTGGTGGGCTGCCCTAGAGATCTATGAGGATATGCTGGATAAAGGGCCTAAACCGAATAACATGTCGTACGAGCTGATCGTCTCTCATTTCAATATACTGCTCTCTGCAGCTAGGAAGAAGGGGATATGGAGATGGGGTGTGAGGTTGCTCAATAAGATGGAGGAGAAAGGGCTTAAACCGCGCAGTCGGGAGTGGAACTCGGTTCTTGTTGCTTGCTCGAAAGCTGCAGAAACCTCAGCTGCGATTGAGATATTCAAGAGGATGGTGGAGCAAGGTGAGAAGCCGACAATCATCTCGTATGGAGCTCTGCTCAGTGCGCTCGAGAAAGGGAAGCTCTACGAGCAGGCCTATCAGGTGTGGGACCACATGGTTAGGGTCGGGTTTGAGCCAAATTTGCACGCCTACACAATCATGGCCTCGATCCATGCCGGCCAAGGGAAGTTTGATCTCTTGGAAGACCTCATTGGGGAAATGGTTGCCACCGGTATGAATCCCACGGTCATCACGTTCAACGCAATCATAAGCTCGTGTGGGCGGAACGGCCATGGGGGCTTGGCCTACGAGTGGTTTGAGCGTATGAAGGCTCATGGGATCGCGCCCAACGAGATCACCTACGAGATGCTGATCGAGGCTCTTGCTAGAGATGGGAAGCCTAGGGTGGCTTATGAGCTGCACCTGAGGGCTCGGACCGAGGGTCTAGAGCTCTCGGCCAAGGCCTACGACGCTGTTGTGCAGGCAACAGAGGTGTACGGAGCGACAGTGGACGTTGCTGCGTTGGGCCCTCGGCCGCcggagaggaagaagaaggtggaGTTGAGGAAGAATCTGTCTGAGTTCTGTAAATTAGCTGATGTTCCAAGAAGAAGTAAACCGTTTATTAGGAAAGAAATTTATACATCAAAGGGTGAATAA
- the LOC125202109 gene encoding myb-related protein 315-like → MGRQPCCDKIGLKRGPWTIEEDHKLMTFILNNGIQCWRTVPKFAGLLRCGKSCRLRWINYLRPDLKRGAFSEIEEDRIIELHTRLGNRWSKIASHFPGRTDNEIKNHWNTKIKKKLRLLGTNPITQQLLDKKQDKNELEMYPNSQNEHEKVNGKFQVLEESKGDHGNEAVEKAMSSQREISSVQLINNYEIMSRNMEMEMLMTSLENASQTCSSFSFQDSFRPLGSSSVEQWVQSMMCWDGIDYID, encoded by the exons ATGGGAAGACAACCTTGTTGTGACAAGATCGGCCTCAAGAGAGGTCCGTGGACGATCGAGGAAGACCACAAGCTCATGACTTTCATTCTCAATAACGGCATTCAATGTTGGAGAACGGTGCCCAAGTTTGCAG GTTTATTGAGATGTGGGAAGAGCTGCAGATTGAGGTGGATCAATTATTTGAGACCTGACTTAAAAAGAGGAGCATTTTCGGAAATTGAAGAGGATCGGATCATAGAGCTACATACTCGCCTTGGCAACAG gTGGTCCAAAATCGCCTCACATTTTCCGGGAAGAACGGACAACGAGATCAAAAATCACTGGAACACCAAGATCAAGAAGAAGCTCAGGCTTCTAGGAACTAATCCCATAACACAACAACTGCTTGAtaaaaaacaagataaaaatgAGTTGGAAATGTACCCCAACTCACAAAATGAGCATGAAAAGGTTAATGGGAAGTTCCAAGTGTTGGAAGAATCAAAAGGAGATCATGGAAATGAAGCAGTGGAGAAAGCAATGAGTTCCCAAAGGGAAATTAGTAGTGTTCAATTGATCAACAACTATGAGATTATGAGTAGAAatatggagatggagatgcTTATGACAAGCCTAGAAAATGCATCTCAAACttgttcttcattttcatttcaagaTTCATTTAGACCCCTCGGCAGTAGTAGCGTGGAACAATGGGTTCAGAGTATGATGTGTTGGGATGGGATCGATTACATTGATTAA
- the LOC125200871 gene encoding BAG family molecular chaperone regulator 3-like: MIKLRSKRFCRSSSKLSGGSGSSNDSGGISGEIKWELRPGGMLVQKRECKENSDEIITIKVSTVSYWHDVSIQATSTFGELKNLLSLLTKLEPQEQRLLFKGKEREDGEHLHMIGVKHNDKILMLEDPAMKERKLLGSTRTRIIASPYHTITAN, translated from the exons ATGATCAAGTTAAGGTCAAAGAGATTCTGTAGGAGTAGCTCTAAGTTGAGTGGCGGCAGCGGCAGCAGCAACGACAGTGGTGGAATCTCCGGTGAGATCAAATGGGAGCTAAGGCCGGGAGGCATGCTCGTCCAAAAGCGAGAATGCAAAGAAAATAGTGATGAAATAATTACGATTAAGGTCTCAACAGTGTCGTACTGGCATGACGTATCAATCCAAGCAACCTCTACATTTG GGGAATTGAAGAATTTATTATCACTATTGACAAAATTGGAGCCCCAAGAACAAAGGCTATTGTTCAAAGGCAAAGAAAGAGAAGATGGTGAGCATTTGCACATGATAGGGGTCAAACACAATGACAAAATTCTAATGTTGGAGGATCCGGCTATGAAAGAGAGGAAGCTACTTGGGTCGACCCGTACCCGGATCATCGCTTCTCCTTATCACACTATTACTGCTAATTAA